TTGAATCGGCAGCTACAGTTGGCGCTTCTACGTGTTTAAGCGGAATAACACCTTTATTGGTCGGCGCGCTTAAATCTGGCACTTGCGCCATCAATGGGGCTTTGTTAACACTAACTTGATTGGCTGACGTGTTTGCATGAGTAGTTTGTGAAGATAGCAGCGGGTAACGAGTACATTCGCTTTCTTCTTTTATCATCACGCCTAAGTTTTGGAAATCCACCACAGCCTTGCCATTGAGTAAAATATCAATGTTAGCTTTAGCGTAAGGGCGTGGATGAATACCAATTTCCGTCACTTCCATGCGATAAGTTAATGTCCCATGTTGCGGTAATACTTGTCCGCGACAACGTACTTTTTGCGAAGCATTTTCAAGTGGTTGGAAACGACCATTACTCACTAAGGTGTGCATGCCGATATGCAACATAAAGAACTGTAATAACTGACCACAGCCTTCGGCCATTAATGAGCCCGCCATCACTTGATCACCTTGGAAGTGGCATGGGAAATACCAGTGATCCGGTGCCAATTGCTTATGACCTTCAATTAAGCCTAAGCCCCAAGCGCCGCCACTCACATCTAGCTTGCTAACTTGCTCAATCATTAAGAACTTTTCAGAAGCGAAACATAACGATGGCTGTAAACCATTTTCTAGCTGGTGGCTAACGTGCGCGCCGCCAAAACAGCTGCCAATATCACCATTGAGTAAATGATGGATTTGACCATAGTTAAATTCTGCCTGAGCACAATGCAGTAGCGGTTCAAAACGCGGTTTGTTAGGGTTGTTCATCACGCTTATACGATTTTTGATTTCATCTTCTGTGTGAATAACGCCTTTTCCATCAGCTAATTCTTGATCAGTAAAGAAGCCTGCACAGCCGCCGTCCATTTTGAGGATCATCTTATCGCCAACGAAACATTCGTAAGAGAAGAAGAAGAGTAGCGTGTCGCCATTGCTGGCAAAGTTATTAATTTTGATGTCGTAACGTAATGTATCGCCGCCGCGAGGTAAATCGGCTAAGAATGTTAGGGTGCAATCTAATAAACGGTAAACACGTTCGCCTTTGTTTTCAAAGTCGATGCCTAAGTAGCTAATCAACATCAGGTCACATTGACCAGACTCAACCGCGACCGCCCAAGGGATTTGACCATCGACTAAATAAGGTGCGTCCACTGGAATGTCATATTCAGTGGTCATTGAACAAGGCTTATATTGGTTCATGGTTGCATCAAGTTTAGTGACGCGTGATACCAATAAATAGTCAGTGGTAGGCAGACGTACGCGACGTTTATAGCCGTCAATAATCGCGTAATCTTGACCAAATACCTTGGCGATATCACCCTCGGCATATTCCACTAAATCTGCGTAATTCCAAATGCACGGTTTATCGGCTGGAATAGGGGCGGTGTATGCGGGGACTCTTGAGTGATCAGGCGTTGAATGATCAGGCGCTGCATGATTGGGTGTTAATACTGTTTGATGAGCAGGTTGCGCCAAGACGTTTACCGCTTGAGGTGCAGTTTGTATTTGCTGTAAAGGCTGCACAGATCCTGAGCTTACGGTACTTGAGCTTGCGGTATAAGCGGTTGGCTGACCATTAACCTGGGCTAATTGCTGTTTTAGCAAGGTGTCAGCCACTTTAAGGCCTGCATCGCGACTTTTCAAAAAGGCTAAATGTGCTTGTTGCGCTAGCCACTGATTTTGCTGAAAAGCGTTTAAATGGGCTGGCGGTACACTCTGGGTAAACGCAGAGTGTGCAGAGTTTAGTTTAGTAGAAGCCGGTTTTAGATTAGGCATAATAGTGTGTGTCGTCTCTGTTGAGGGCGCGATTTGTGTTGTCGATTGCGTCTTTGTCATAGGAACTACTGTAATCACTGTAGTGGCCTGTGCTTGCGGAGCAATATGAGCACATTTAGCTTTAATGCTGTCAATTGATGCTATTGGGGTATCGATAATATGTTGATAAATATCTCGTCCGCCAAGGCTGACTTGCTTGATTAAACTTAATTTACTGCCAGTGGCTATGGTGTGCGATAGCTGCTGTGCAAGTGGTGCCGTTAATCGATGTGTTAGCGCTTGTTGCTGTGGCTGAGATACTGAAATATCAATGCTAGAGAATTGATTTTCACTTACCGTGACGATGTTAGCATTAGCCGCGCTAGCATGAGTTGTCTTAGTATTGACGTTCAACTTAACAAGTGTATGAATAATGCTCGCCATTCCAGATGCGGCAAAGCTGTGTCCCATCAAGTTTTGTGCTTGGGTAAGCGGTGTTGCACTTGATGCTAGTTGGTTAAATATCGCCTGGCCTGAAGCATCAAAACGGTTTTCAGGGGACTGATTTAATTCAATCAAATCAGCCGGCTTTGATAACACCTTTGTACTCATATCATTGGCGCAATAGTTACTGCTAAATTGCAGGCTATCGATACTGGCGTAGCTGCTGTCGGTTAAACGGGTATTGGCAGCTTGTACTTGCAACACAATAGCGCCAGCACCTTCACCCACGTGCCAAGGGCGGCTGGCAATATCGTTTGGCTGAATACCCGATGCAGATAAGTAGCCATTTTTAAGCAGCATATTCTCAATGCTGCCCGATAAATCGACTGCGGCGATAATAACAGCGTCCAGCGGCTCTTGCATTGAGCCTAAAGCAAACAGATTTTGCGCCACATCAATACAACGACTTACCGATTGCTCGCCTGCTGAAATGGTAAAGGCCGGGCCATTAAAGTCCCACAATGATGAAATGCGCGACGCCATAATGTTGCCAATAAAGCTGGTGTACTGATTCAACTTAGCGGCATCTAACACACTGTCCATGGCGATCGATTCAAGAGCTTGATATTCATCATCAGTTAGTGCAACACCTTGTGCTTTTAAACTTTGGGCTATTTGGCTATGCAAATTAACCCGCCCACGGAACTGATGCAGTTCAAGCTCAGTTTCCATCGCCACTAATACCGCGACCTTGCTGCCGGGTTTGAGTTTAGCGTCAATAATGGCTTCATCGGCAACTTTCATTAATAACAGCTGCTGTGAGATTAATCTGTCATCTTCATTGGGCGGCACTTTAAAACGTAAAAAGTCAAAATCAAACTGTTCGATATAAGCGCCTTGGGAAACACAATGCAGACCATGTTTGGCCAATAATTCCGGGTGACTATTTAATCCTTTCCAGCGTTTAGCGGGTAAGCTTGTCATTAAAGATTGTTGCTGAGTGATTTTGTCAGCCAATGCATTTATGCTACTAGCTTGACCAAAATGAGCAGCCATACCGGTAATGTTAAGCGGCGTATTAGCTGCGTTTAACTGGCTAGCTGATGTATTGACAGAACCATGATTAATCGCATTATTATCATAAGATTCAATCAATAAATGCGCGTTACAACCACCAAAACCAAATACTGACACCCCAGCATGACGCGAGGTATTGCCGGCTTTATCTGGCCAAGGTAATACTTCATTAGGTAAGGTTTGTTGACCAAACAATTGATTCGGCGAGGCGATAGGGCTGCTGATATTAATACTTGGCGGCAATACTCCCTGGCGCATAGCGAAAATCATTTTCATGATCCCCGGCATCCCTGCTGCTGTAAGCAAATGGCCTAGGTTAGATTTAGCTGAGCCAATTAATGGCGTTGCACTGCCATTAAGCTTATCTTCAAAAAAGCGCTCCATCGATGTCAGCTCGACCTTGTCACCCAGCGGTGTGCCAGTAGCGTGACATTCAATCACTTCAATGCTGGATGGCGCTATATCAGCTTCACGATAAGCGCGCTCGAACGATAATACTTGGCCTTTGCTATTTGGGCTTAGTACGAACTGGCCTTTACCGTCGTTCGACAAGCCAATGCCGCTGACTAACGCATAAATATGGTCGCCATCGCGCTGTGCATCGTCAAGGCGTTTCAGGACTAATACGCCAGCACCTTCACCGGCAAATAAGCCTTTGCTGTTACTGTCAAACGGCGCCGAAATACCGTGGTCTGGGTAGGCGTGAAAAATAGAGAAACCCATGTTGATAAAGAATGGATCTGCGCCCGATACGGCGCCCGCTAGCATTATGTCTGCCTTGCCAGTGTGCAAGTAATCACACGCCAGTTTCAATGCGTAAACAGAGCTTGCACAGGCAGCATCTAAACTTAATTGCGCGGCACCTAAACCCAGTGCGTCTGCAACGAGCTTAGAGGCATTATGGGCAATGGCCCCATTGCGATAATTAATTGGCTGGGCCGGTTTATTGCCAACACTCTGCTCATTGCCAAAACCTTGTAGCACAAAATTAGGCTGCTCAAGTTTTACCTGTAGCGCTTTTTCAACTGCGCCGTGATAAAGCGGCACAAACAGCTCATTTGACTTCGCCGTGGGGAATGACAGCGTGCCCATCACAATACCTGTGCGTGATAAGCGACTATCGTTTAACGATATACCCGCATCATTTAAGGCGTTGCGCGCGGTATTTGTGGCCCATAAAAAACTGTCATCTAGGCCTTCAAAAGCACTGGCGGGGACATGGTATCCATTTGCATTAAAAGCAAAATTTTCAATGTAGCCACCTTTGTCGCAATAAAAGCGATCTGACTGGCCTTGCACCCCAATATAGTCTGTTGGGGTAGCATTTAATTTTTGCTGGCTAATTTGACTGCGAGAGTCTTTTTTATCTAATAAGTTTTGCCAAAATTTAGCCGGCGTATCCGCATCGGGATACTGATTAGCAAGGCCGACTATGGCAATTTTTGGGGTGTTATGAGAACTCAATGAGGTTCTCCTTCTGAAATAGGGTGAGGTGCTTGAGCCGATAATGTCGGATTATCACCAACCGCGAGCTTTTCGACTCGTCGTGCTAGTGCTTGTGAGATGGCACAGTCAATACTGTCGATAAAAGGCGTTAATGACATCGGGACTTGATGAGTTAACAATTGGCCTAAGCATTTCAATAAACTGATACTTTCATCTGCACCTTTGGCATTAACCGCAATAGCTTGGGCTGATAGGCCGTCTTGATTAACCGGTTTGTCTGCAAGCTGGCTGGCTAAAATTTTATCGATTAGCGTGCTAGTTTGTCTGTCCGCACCAATTTCAACAAATAGCCTGCTGCCGTGCTGGTAAGCCTTGGCAATTAACTGAGTGAAATCCAATTGATGACAAAAAGTATCGGCAATTGATTGGGCTATTGCATCTGGGCTTAACACGATTGGCTCAGCTTCTGTTGCTGTGATAAAGCGGATCTCATTAGGTAAGTCCGCCATCAGAGGCTGGTGATAAAACTGCTTTACCTGCTCAATAATTTGCATCGCTGGTGGCGTGTGCATTGCGGTGACTTTATTGGAGGCTATGCCGCGTTTGCCCGCTTGTTTGAGCATGGCTTTACAACTGGCTTCACAGCCCGCAACCACACAGGTATCACCTTGAATAATGGCAATATAGGCCCGCGGAAAATCCAAAAGATGCGGCGCTAATTCCTCAGGCGTTGCCCGAGTAATAAAGCTGTTCCAGACAATGTCTTCACCTTTGGTGGTATTTGATGCATCGAGCTGCCAATCTTGTCTAACACACAGTAATGGCCCTGAAATATCCTGGGTGAATAATGAACTTGTTTGGGTGGCATCGATTAAACTGTGCGGTTGTTGCCACACATTAAGGCTGGCCCACATTGAGGCTTCCCCCATCGAATAGCCCAAGGCTAATTTAGGTTTGATGTTAAATTCTTTATCTAACAACTTAGTCAGCATATAACTTGCGCCAACACCCGAAATAGCCAGCTCAGATAAACTCATGCTCTGTGCCGCTTGCGTAGCTTCGGTCGCATAAATTAGCTGGCTTTGTAACATGGCTTGCAAATCGCCTTGCTTTTCAAGCTCGCTATACAGCGCTGGAAAAGTATGGCCCAAGTGCTTAAACATATTGGGATACACAGTGCCGACCCCAGGGTAGACAAAACTTAAGCCATTTTCACCTAAAGGCTTAGCCGTAAAACTACTGCCTGCAGGCGTTTTATAATTAATCTGCGAGTGAATATCTGTACTGTCAGTATGGCTTATGGCGTTAAGCATGGCGTTGACTTCAACACAAAGTGCAGCATAACTGCTGGCCATCACCACGGCACTTAAGCTGTTGATTGCTGATTTAGCCTGATAACCAACAAGTTGCTGCTTAATCAATTCCAGTAAGCCAATATCATTATTTGAATCACTTACTAAGCGACTCAGTAACAAGGCTAATGAAGCGAGCTGAGCCTGTAAATCTGCAATCGATATCGCGCCAATAGGCAACCATAATCGGGAAGCGTTGAGTAAAGGTTTGGCGGTAATAAGCCCAGTACCTTGGGTTAAAATGACCGCTTGGTGCGAGTTAGCACACATTGAGCTAGAAAAAGCAGCGACTCGGCTTTGATGAAACTCGCAAAACCAATACCCTTGCTGGTTAACATCGCTAGACTCAACACAGCTAGCCACCGGAAGCTGCCTAGTGGCAATTGAGGTGACTAAACTATGCAGCTGTTTAAGCTTATGACTAGCAGATCCCGCCTTCACTGTTTGTACCACAGGCTGAACGTGATCCCGTTTAGCATGCGCTAAGGCTTGGTTTATTGCTTCAAGGCTATTTTCAGCAATTCCGACACCGTTGATCAGGGCGTGTGGATGAATGCTGTTTTTTGCCGCCATCAATGCAGGCATTAACCATAATGTGTCAGCTAAATTAACGACCACATTGGCTTGAACGCTGCTTGATTGAGCGTTGGCTGATTGAGTGCTAGCTAGCAGCTCTGCGGCATCAGCCAGGGCTTGTTCAAACCCCAGCGGATTGGTTTCATCAAGACTAACAAACTGGATCTCAGTTTGAGCCATCAGCTTAGGCGCGTTAAGCAACACCGCGATGCGCAGTGGCATAGTGTGGCGTTGCTTCACGGCTTGCGCCAGTTCCGCGCTGGTTAATGCGCGGCCTGCTAATGAGTTATCTGTTAAGTCAGTACTCAAATTGCACCCTCTACAAGCTTATTGCGCGGTGCGATAAAAGCATCGTTCAAGCTTTTGCTGATAGTGGTTTTAGCCGCAGACATAGTGCAACTTAAGCGACCATCTTCATGGTAAAGCGCGATATCGGCAGTGAGTGAACGGCCGCTGCTTTTCAGCACGGTTAGCACTAAATAACCGCTATCACCCGATGCAAAAGGCACATAAGTGGTTAGCTCACCAATGGTGGATGGCAAGCTGGCCGCATCATGCTTAATTCGCGCCCACACTAACATGGCCTGTAATAGCAAATCTTCAGCAAACGCCTGACTGCCACCTAGGGTTAACTGAGGGGCAAAACCTGCACAATCATTGTCGTTAATGTGCGGTAGTTCAACCTTGCATACTAACTGCTGATCGTTAGCAATCAGCACTTGCTTAATCCCTTGTAGGCGAGGGCCGTGGAATAAGCTGCCGTTTGAATAAAGCTCGCTGCTTGTGCTTATCACTTTACCTTCATTTGCCAGCTGTTTTGCCGTGGTGATGATTGCAGGTAAGGCGTTTGATGCATTAACAATTTTCTCGTTAACCAAGTTTTGGTTAACAACTTTTTCGTTAACAATCAGGCTCGCTTGATATTGCGGTCTTAACACAGTGTCAGATGGATCGCTTTGCAGTCGGCTAGCAATTAATGCACTTAAGCCTGCCTCAGTTTGCGTCAGTGTTAGACGTAGGACTTGTGGCTCGTTGGTGTCAAAAATAATGCCTTTGAGTAACTTATAATCTTGAACGCAAACCGCCTGACCACACAATAGCTGCGCAGTTTCACGCATCCATTGAATGGCACACACGGTTGGCAGTACTGGATTACCCGCAATGCAATGATCTTCAATGAAGGGCATTAAAAGCGGGTTAAGTACACGTTCAACAATATACGTGTTGTTCACGCCATTAAAAGTCAGTGTCAGCGAACGCTCGGCAATAAGCAAAGAGTCCGCATTAAGCTTTTTTACAGCAGCACTCGCCTGTGATGCGTCATCTTGTGATGAAGTGTCAGAACCTTGCATGTCTGAGCCAATAAGCAACTGCACGCCCGTTTCAGACAGCAGGCTGTGAGCAAACAAGTTGGCGCCTTTATCTAATGGAATAACGTACACGCCGCGCTCAACAAACATCTTCTTCAATGCAGAGCTGACCATGCCGCCGTCCCAAGGGCCCCAGTTAAAACTCATCACTTTAGCTTGTGGGTAGTTAGCCGCAAGTTGCAGTGCAGTTTTGTTGAGGATCTCATTAGACATTGAATAGTCACTTTGACCTGTGTTGCCGTAAAAACCTGCTGCAGATGAGAACATCGCCACTAGCTTAAGTTTGCTGGCATCAATCGCATTAATAATACCGGCAAAGCCCGACACTTTAGTGCCATAAACTCGGCCTAATTCAGCTAAGGTTTTGTCTTGAATATGTTTGTCGGCTAACACGCCAGCACCATGAATGATGCCAGTAATGGTGTTAAGCCCTTTAAGGGTTTGCTTAATTGCCGCATCTGAGCTGACGTCCATACTGATATATTCAGCGCTGGCGCCCACGTCTTTAAATGCCGCCAGTGAACGGTCAATCTCTAAACTGCTGGTGATAGGCCAAACTAAGGCATCTATTTGCTTAGGCGTTGGTTTGTCACCTTGGGATTGAATAAAGCCAATTGCAGCTGCTTTAAGTTCATTTGCTTGTTTACCCTGTGCCCATGCTGGCAAATTTGCCGCTAAGTGCTCACTGCGACCGGCTAAGATAAAGTGCGATTTTGTTTGCTTGGCTAACGTAAGCGCACATTCAAATGTGACCCCTTTTGCGCCACCCGTTACCAGCACAGTATCATCGCTGTTTAAGGTGGTTGTTTGGTAACGCGTTGTTGCACAAGCCGTTGCGTTAAGTGTGTGACGACCTTGACTGCTAATACCAATTTCAGTGGTTGATGTGTCAATATCAAAGAGTTCGCTAACAATCGCCTTGGCTAATTCAAGCGCTTCAACATTTGGCGCGATATCTAAGGCACGGCAAAACACGTTTGGCCACTCATGGCTTAATGTTTTGCTAAGGCCTGACAAAGCAGCCTGGTTTAGCTCCGCGGTTGCGAGGTCTTGAGTATCTAAGTAGCCAAAACCACCATCAATACGGCTCACCGTCATAAAGCTCACACGCTCAGTTTTTGACAGAGTTTCAAAGCTTTTTTGTAAATGCTTCGCCATCAAGAACGCTTGCTCAACCGCTTTAAAACCAGCATCGCTTAGCGGTAATGCATTGTTTATCTGTTCAAACTGAGGCTGAAGATGCACAAAACCGGCAATTTTATGTTTAGCACTAATCTGTTTAATCACAGCAGCAACCCCATCGTCACTGACTTGCGTTAACTCAAAGCTAGCTACAGCACTGCTTAGCGGAGATTGCTTATTGGTAATGGCTTTAGGGCTACGGATCACTGCGACGGTTAGGCCAGTTGACGCTAATTTTTCTGCTAATACGCCGGCATTATGGCCGTCATCATTGATAACGATGCATGCGTCTTTAGAAAAACAGTCAACTAACTTATCCGCCGCTGGTAGCTTTTTTAGCGCGACTTCCTGATGAGGAGGTAAGTCGTTAGCAAGCTCGGCCGCTGACAGACTAGCGCCATCAGCAGTTGGCTTTGCGCCTGCGGCGGGTAGACGTGAGTTCATATAAGCTACTATTTCGCCTAAGGTACGACACTCGGCTAAATCTTCTGGGTTCAGTTCAGGTAAGCCCGGAAGCTCATCTTGCACTGTCCCTAAAATTTCAACACGCTTGATAGAGTCGATACCTAAATCGGCTTCCATGTCCATGCTCAGTTCTAGCATTTCAGTTGGATAACCGGTTTTGTCGGCAACCACTGACATCATGGTGTTTTGTACCTTTTCAGCGCTCAAGCCTGTTTGTCCGCTCAAGGCTGATGCAGGAGCAGCTTGTGCAGGAACTGCATTTTGTACAGAAGCAGCGCCTTGTGCTGGCAACTTACTGTTCATGTAGTCAACGATTTCACCAAGAGTACGACACTCGGCTAAATCTTCTGGATTCAGTTCAGGTAAGCCTGGAAGCTCATCTTGAACTGTACCTAGAATTTCAACACGCTTGATAGAGTCGATACCTAAATCGGCTTCCATGTCCATGCCAAGTTCTAGCATTTCAGTTGGATAACCGGTTTTATCGGCAACCACAGCCATCATGGTGCTTTGTACTTTTGCTGCACTTAAGCTGCTGCTTTCTGATGAAGCAGGTGCTGATGCTACCGTTGCTGCAACTGAGCTTGCGCCCGCAGCTGGCAGCTTAGAGCCTTCAGCAGTTAGCTGAGAGTTCATAGCGCCTGCGGCTGGCAGCTTGCTGCCCATATAAGCCACGATTTCACCAAGGGTACGACATTCAGCTAAGTCTTCTGGATTCAGTTCTGGTAAGCCCGGAAGCTCATCTTGCACTGTCCCTAAAATTTCAACACGCTTGATAGAGTCGATACCTAAATCGGCTTCCATGTCCATGCTCAGTTCTAGCATTTCAGTTGGGTAACCGGTTTTGTCGGCAACCACAGTCATCATGGTGCTTTGAACTTTTTGTGCGCTTAAGCCAGATGTTGGAGCAGCTTGTGCAGGAACTGCATTTTGTACAGAAGCTGCGCCTTGTGCTGGCAACTTACTGTTCATGTAGTCAACGATTTCACCAAGAGTACGACACTCGGCTAAATCTTCTGGGTTAAGTTCAGGTAAGCCTGGAAGCTCATCTTGTACTGTGCCTAAAATTTCAACACGCTTGATAGAGTCGATACCTAAATCGGCTTCCATGTCCATGCCAAGTTCTAGCATTTCAGTTGGATAACCGGTTTTATCGGCAACCACAGCCATCATGGTTGCCTGTACCTTTTCAGCAGACAAGCCATTGCTTGCAGATGCAACAGGCGCGGCGACTGATTGAGCTG
This region of Shewanella livingstonensis genomic DNA includes:
- a CDS encoding type I polyketide synthase; protein product: MSQSKKNTDKRLNKRLKDMPVAIVGMASIFANSRYLNKFWDLISEKIDAITEVPDTHWRPEDYFDADKSVPDKSYCKRGGFLPEVDFNPMEFGLPPNILELTDSSQLLSLIVAKEVLADAGVGADYDTDRIGITLGVGGGQKLNHSLSGRLQYPVLKKVFKSSGLSDEDTEMLIKKFQDQYVHWEENSFPGSLGNVIAGRIANRFDFGGMNCVVDAACAGSLAAMRMAITELVEGRSDMMITGGVCTDNSPSMYMSFSKTPAFTTNETIQPFDIDSKGMMIGEGIGMVALKRLDDAERDGDRIYAVIKGVGASSDGKFKSIYAPRPEGQAKALKRAYDDAGFEPHTVGLIEAHGTGTAAGDVAEFNGLKSVFSEGNDTKQHIALGSVKSQVGHTKSTAGTAGVIKAALALHHKVLPPTINVSKPNPKLGVEDSPFYLNTETRPWMPRSDDTPRRAGISSFGFGGTNFHVVLEEYKQDHARDAKYRHRAVAQSLLISASSKAALQTELTQLLNTVKAIDTASPNISEIELAKLAKRFAVTTLDSNAARIGMVVSSLTELVTQLTQAIAQLSSNTNDAWQLPSGTSYRTSALVAKDSKVKVAALFAGQGSQYVNMGVDLACHYPEMRQQVMLADKVFAKNKQTPLSQILFPIPAFEAEDIAAQQAALTNTANAQSAIGAMSMGQYQLLAHAGFKADMVAGHSFGELSALCAAGVIAAEDYYQLAFVRGQAMAATPKDQDAGAMYAVILPATTDTANIDKLENCIKDFAGVKVANYNSPTQLVIAGPTSTTIDAAKAIQTLGFKAIALPVSGAFHTPLVAHAQVPFAKAISKVKFAKPSMSLYANGTGKLHSKDPKAIQAAFSDHMLQSVRFSDQLQSMYDAGARVFVEFGPKNILQKLVEGTLGNQSDAVSVVSLNPNPKGNSDIQLRQAATQLAVLGLSLTEVDPYQAPIAELAKSSPMNVKLTAANFISPATKAKMQKSLETGQVALKEVTIEVPVEKIVETIVEKIVEKEVIKTEYIEVPQAGSANVQTSTNASAQANQVSAQVHYAPVNATLVNTAPVSHDSIGAFFAAQQQTAELHQQFLAIPQQYGDTFASLMAAQTQMAASGVAIPDSLQQSMAFFHQHQAQTLQSHTLFLEQQALSSQNALAMLSGQAPVAFAPAPAQAATQARVQQPVQHIATQTAVTQTPVVQASLQNRAAPAPQAVVAMSAPAPQVTPVKAPTPVAQAVVSSGLSADKVLNTMLEVVAEKTGYPTEMLELGMDMEADLGIDSIKRVEILGTVQDELPGLPELSPEDLAECRTLGEIVDYMNSKLPAAGAAPAQSVAAPVASASNGLSAEKVQATMMAVVADKTGYPTEMLELGMDMEADLGIDSIKRVEILGTVQDELPGLPELNPEDLAECRTLGEIVDYMNSKLPAQGAASVQNAVPAQAAPTSGLSAQKVQSTMMTVVADKTGYPTEMLELSMDMEADLGIDSIKRVEILGTVQDELPGLPELNPEDLAECRTLGEIVAYMGSKLPAAGAMNSQLTAEGSKLPAAGASSVAATVASAPASSESSSLSAAKVQSTMMAVVADKTGYPTEMLELGMDMEADLGIDSIKRVEILGTVQDELPGLPELNPEDLAECRTLGEIVDYMNSKLPAQGAASVQNAVPAQAAPASALSGQTGLSAEKVQNTMMSVVADKTGYPTEMLELSMDMEADLGIDSIKRVEILGTVQDELPGLPELNPEDLAECRTLGEIVAYMNSRLPAAGAKPTADGASLSAAELANDLPPHQEVALKKLPAADKLVDCFSKDACIVINDDGHNAGVLAEKLASTGLTVAVIRSPKAITNKQSPLSSAVASFELTQVSDDGVAAVIKQISAKHKIAGFVHLQPQFEQINNALPLSDAGFKAVEQAFLMAKHLQKSFETLSKTERVSFMTVSRIDGGFGYLDTQDLATAELNQAALSGLSKTLSHEWPNVFCRALDIAPNVEALELAKAIVSELFDIDTSTTEIGISSQGRHTLNATACATTRYQTTTLNSDDTVLVTGGAKGVTFECALTLAKQTKSHFILAGRSEHLAANLPAWAQGKQANELKAAAIGFIQSQGDKPTPKQIDALVWPITSSLEIDRSLAAFKDVGASAEYISMDVSSDAAIKQTLKGLNTITGIIHGAGVLADKHIQDKTLAELGRVYGTKVSGFAGIINAIDASKLKLVAMFSSAAGFYGNTGQSDYSMSNEILNKTALQLAANYPQAKVMSFNWGPWDGGMVSSALKKMFVERGVYVIPLDKGANLFAHSLLSETGVQLLIGSDMQGSDTSSQDDASQASAAVKKLNADSLLIAERSLTLTFNGVNNTYIVERVLNPLLMPFIEDHCIAGNPVLPTVCAIQWMRETAQLLCGQAVCVQDYKLLKGIIFDTNEPQVLRLTLTQTEAGLSALIASRLQSDPSDTVLRPQYQASLIVNEKVVNQNLVNEKIVNASNALPAIITTAKQLANEGKVISTSSELYSNGSLFHGPRLQGIKQVLIANDQQLVCKVELPHINDNDCAGFAPQLTLGGSQAFAEDLLLQAMLVWARIKHDAASLPSTIGELTTYVPFASGDSGYLVLTVLKSSGRSLTADIALYHEDGRLSCTMSAAKTTISKSLNDAFIAPRNKLVEGAI